The proteins below come from a single Malus domestica chromosome 03, GDT2T_hap1 genomic window:
- the LOC139194647 gene encoding uncharacterized protein, with the protein MRREDEESNEEVQVRHNKQNIAAAMAAARVCQLTEEQPQWGGSVACRFYKPRNRAMTHANLMNNYFNPNSVYTKEDFKRRFGIRRYVFERLLRDVQQVYKDEYLREPNQEDLNRLICKAEDCGFPGMIGSLDCMHWDWKDCPTGWK; encoded by the exons atgagacgagaagatgaggagtctaatgaagaagttcaagtaaggcacaacaaacaaaacatagcagcagccatggctgcggcTAGGGTGTGTCAGCTaactgaggaacaacctcaatggggtggctctgTTGCATGTCGCTTTTACAAACCACGAAATAGAGCGATGACGCatgccaatctgatgaacaactacttcaaccctAACTCGGTGTACACAAAAGAGGATTTCAAACGTCGCTTCGGGATAAGGCGTTATGTCTTCGAGCGTTTACTTCGTGATGTCCAGcag GTTTACAAAGACGAGTACCTTCGCGAaccaaatcaagaagatctaAATAGGCTCATTTGCAAAGCTGAAGACTGTGGCTTTccgggcatgatagggtcattagactgcatgcattgggattggaagGACTGTCCCACTGGATGGAAATGA